Proteins encoded by one window of Fischerella sp. PCC 9605:
- the rbfA gene encoding 30S ribosome-binding factor RbfA, producing MATNRRVSRVAELIKREVSQMLLNGIKDDRVGTGMVSVTDVDVSGDLQHAKIYVSIYGTEEAKAETMAGLKSATGYVRSELGARVRLRRTPEVVFIEDRSIERGSKVLSLLDRIKQERKPEDFLEDEYDSKEENG from the coding sequence ATGGCTACAAATCGCCGCGTTTCCCGCGTTGCTGAATTGATTAAACGGGAAGTTAGCCAAATGTTGCTCAATGGCATCAAGGATGACCGTGTAGGCACAGGAATGGTAAGCGTTACTGATGTTGATGTTTCTGGCGATTTGCAACACGCCAAAATTTATGTGTCAATTTATGGCACAGAAGAAGCCAAAGCAGAAACAATGGCAGGCTTAAAGTCAGCGACGGGTTATGTCCGTAGCGAACTAGGTGCGCGGGTGCGTCTACGTCGCACACCAGAGGTCGTATTTATTGAAGACCGTTCTATAGAACGCGGTAGTAAGGTGCTATCGCTACTGGATCGAATTAAGCAAGAGCGTAAGCCAGAGGATTTCCTAGAGGATGAGTACGACAGCAAAGAGGAAAATGGCTAA
- a CDS encoding HetZ-related protein, with amino-acid sequence MKAKFVNVPSPTSAVDPHTDALSKFLCKEMQPQVKAAPGCVQAVATRIAKEVERICDKSHRIQNSGQIKSWQVSLARHRLQKCLSYYQLGSKQGRVELHSSLGAMVYRHVAVSGIELGFQARYNLIEDFLQAFYIEAIKAFRRENELPEDYTPRTHLQLAEYMAFTEQYAKRRINLPGGANQQLIILRAQGFARRLPQETSVDFEMAVENAKTEEAESYQRHSAVQQLRSQMISQPGFDPAEDSERDRVISELVKYFESQGQHDCVDYLALKLQDLSAPEIDQILGLTSRQRDYLQQRFKYHVEKFARTHHWQLVHQWLGVGIEQKLGLSSQQWERFLGQLSEQQRQILQLKAAQQTDQAIAKVLKCTPKQLQKRWTQLLELAWAIRNGNTEVQTS; translated from the coding sequence ATGAAAGCCAAGTTTGTCAATGTACCTTCCCCTACATCCGCTGTTGATCCCCATACCGATGCCTTAAGCAAATTTCTATGTAAAGAAATGCAACCACAGGTGAAAGCTGCACCTGGTTGCGTGCAAGCTGTAGCAACGCGCATCGCCAAAGAAGTAGAGCGGATTTGTGATAAGAGCCATCGCATCCAAAATTCCGGGCAAATCAAGTCCTGGCAAGTTTCCCTAGCGCGTCATCGCCTGCAAAAATGTTTGAGTTACTATCAACTTGGTTCTAAACAAGGGCGCGTAGAATTACATAGCAGCTTAGGTGCTATGGTTTATCGCCATGTTGCTGTATCAGGAATTGAGTTAGGATTTCAAGCTCGCTACAACTTAATTGAAGATTTTTTACAAGCATTTTATATCGAAGCTATTAAGGCTTTCCGGCGCGAAAATGAATTGCCAGAAGATTACACCCCGCGTACTCATTTGCAACTTGCAGAATACATGGCGTTTACAGAACAGTATGCGAAGCGCCGTATTAATTTACCTGGTGGTGCCAATCAGCAGTTGATTATACTGCGTGCTCAAGGTTTTGCTCGTCGTCTGCCCCAAGAAACCAGTGTAGACTTTGAAATGGCGGTGGAAAATGCTAAGACTGAAGAAGCCGAATCTTACCAGCGTCACTCAGCAGTACAGCAATTGCGATCGCAAATGATATCCCAACCAGGTTTCGATCCGGCTGAAGATAGTGAGCGCGATCGCGTAATCTCGGAACTGGTAAAATATTTTGAATCTCAAGGTCAACACGATTGTGTAGATTACCTGGCCTTAAAACTCCAAGACCTCTCAGCACCAGAAATTGACCAAATTCTCGGTTTAACCAGTCGCCAACGGGATTATCTCCAACAGCGTTTTAAGTACCATGTGGAAAAGTTTGCTCGTACCCACCACTGGCAATTGGTACATCAATGGTTGGGCGTAGGTATAGAACAAAAGTTGGGGTTGTCTTCCCAGCAGTGGGAACGCTTTTTAGGTCAGCTTTCCGAACAGCAACGGCAAATTTTACAACTCAAAGCTGCACAACAGACCGATCAAGCGATCGCCAAGGTTCTCAAATGCACTCCCAAGCAGTTACAAAAGCGTTGGACTCAACTATTGGAACTTGCATGGGCTATCCGTAATGGTAATACTGAAGTCCAAACAAGCTAA
- the larC gene encoding nickel pincer cofactor biosynthesis protein LarC: protein MIKLAYLQCPTGISGDMCLGALVSLGVPLEYLIEKLNNLGIEHEYKLWAELVQRNSQQATKVHVELLHNHHNHEHTHHHRHLPEIEQMILKAELPARAEAWSLAVFRQLAIAEGAVHGIAPEKVHFHEVGAVDAIVDIVGTCLGLDWLGLESNEQGLPQLYCSAFPTGGGTVRAAHGQMAVPVPAVLKLWEMRGCPVYSNGIERELVTPTGAAIATTLAKDFGSPPPMSIIQIGLGAGSLNLPIPNILRLWLGEATPSEFTDNSSASIPTLETISVLETQIDDLSPQAIGYLFETLFAAGAVDVFTQSIGMKKSRPGILLTVICHPKNLLSCETVLFRETTTLGIRRFQQQRAILQREIQQIETEYGVVSVKVAWTGQANNRVINNVQPEYEDCAEIARKHNIPWREIQRLALHNWYLQNKK from the coding sequence ATGATTAAACTTGCTTATCTTCAATGTCCAACGGGTATTTCCGGTGATATGTGCTTGGGAGCATTGGTAAGTTTAGGTGTTCCCTTAGAGTATTTAATAGAAAAACTTAATAACTTAGGAATTGAACATGAGTATAAATTATGGGCAGAACTTGTTCAGCGCAATAGTCAGCAGGCAACGAAAGTACATGTAGAGTTATTACACAATCATCACAACCATGAACATACTCATCACCATCGCCATTTGCCAGAAATCGAACAGATGATACTCAAAGCTGAGTTGCCTGCAAGGGCAGAAGCTTGGAGTTTAGCAGTATTCCGACAGTTAGCGATCGCGGAAGGGGCAGTACATGGCATTGCGCCAGAAAAAGTTCACTTTCATGAAGTGGGTGCAGTTGATGCGATTGTGGATATTGTTGGCACTTGTTTGGGGTTAGATTGGTTAGGTCTTGAGAGTAACGAACAAGGACTACCCCAACTTTATTGTTCAGCATTTCCGACTGGTGGGGGAACAGTGCGGGCTGCCCACGGCCAGATGGCCGTACCAGTACCAGCAGTATTGAAGTTATGGGAAATGCGCGGCTGTCCAGTTTATAGTAACGGCATTGAACGAGAATTAGTAACACCTACAGGAGCTGCGATCGCTACGACTCTTGCTAAGGATTTTGGTTCACCACCTCCCATGAGCATTATACAAATAGGACTGGGAGCAGGTTCTCTGAATTTACCGATTCCCAACATCCTACGCTTGTGGCTGGGTGAAGCAACGCCTAGTGAATTCACAGACAACTCATCCGCAAGCATTCCAACTTTAGAAACTATATCGGTACTGGAAACTCAAATAGATGACCTAAGTCCACAAGCGATCGGTTATCTATTTGAAACATTATTTGCCGCTGGTGCGGTGGATGTCTTTACCCAATCCATAGGCATGAAAAAGTCCCGTCCAGGCATTTTGCTAACTGTGATTTGTCATCCAAAAAATTTACTTAGTTGTGAAACTGTTTTATTCCGCGAAACCACTACTTTAGGTATTCGACGCTTTCAGCAGCAGCGTGCTATTCTACAGCGAGAAATTCAACAAATAGAAACCGAATATGGAGTAGTAAGTGTTAAAGTTGCATGGACTGGACAAGCAAACAACAGAGTTATAAATAACGTCCAGCCAGAATACGAAGATTGTGCAGAAATAGCTCGAAAGCATAATATTCCCTGGCGTGAAATTCAGCGGCTAGCACTACACAATTGGTATTTACAAAATAAAAAATAG
- a CDS encoding DUF4327 family protein has product MSVNTVPSISYYSLDVIQDEARRLVQKGVVSRQQPIYTLCQYIPAREWVCIECELEKCDFLLRDRIGDLIGREEWEND; this is encoded by the coding sequence ATGAGTGTGAATACGGTGCCTTCTATCAGCTACTACTCTTTGGACGTGATTCAAGACGAAGCGCGGCGACTAGTACAAAAGGGAGTGGTTAGCAGACAGCAACCAATATATACTCTCTGTCAATATATACCAGCACGAGAGTGGGTATGTATTGAATGTGAATTGGAAAAGTGTGACTTTTTGTTGCGCGATCGCATTGGTGATTTGATTGGTCGAGAAGAATGGGAAAACGACTAA
- a CDS encoding nuclear transport factor 2 family protein — MNVSAEAAIKPEIPNLIHQAKDAWVALDGDALAQLFTLDGELIVPGQKWQGQAKIREAVSRLGQQSKEIKIDIQRIIISGDQAVVEWHYEETEKATNHHTSTDDAIVIDFQDGRISRWREYFDTETPSD, encoded by the coding sequence ATGAATGTATCAGCTGAGGCAGCTATTAAACCAGAGATTCCTAATTTAATTCACCAAGCAAAAGATGCTTGGGTTGCTCTTGATGGTGATGCTTTGGCACAGTTGTTTACTCTTGACGGCGAGTTAATAGTACCTGGTCAAAAATGGCAGGGGCAAGCAAAAATTCGGGAGGCGGTTTCCCGTCTCGGTCAGCAGTCAAAAGAGATAAAGATTGACATTCAGCGGATAATTATCTCCGGCGATCAAGCTGTAGTGGAGTGGCACTACGAAGAAACAGAAAAGGCAACTAATCATCACACAAGCACTGATGATGCGATCGTGATTGATTTTCAGGATGGTCGGATCAGTCGTTGGCGCGAGTATTTCGACACTGAAACACCATCAGACTAA
- a CDS encoding L-threonylcarbamoyladenylate synthase: MAKIFSVHPDNPQIRRIDEIQTALSNGAVMLYPTDTVYAIGCDINAKSAVERVRKIKQLANDKPLTFLCPSLSNVATYAIVSDTAYRIMKHLIPGPYTFLLPATKLVPRLVQNPKRKTTGIRVPNHQVCLALLTALGNPIISTSAHLPPDETGNGTLGVEPEPILSRVNLFDRLEDLVDVIVDTGEEPSYEVSTILDLTAEEPIMIRQGLGWERAAAWV, from the coding sequence ATGGCAAAAATTTTCTCAGTCCATCCTGATAATCCCCAAATCCGCCGTATAGATGAAATACAAACGGCGCTCTCTAATGGCGCGGTTATGCTTTATCCAACTGATACAGTCTATGCGATTGGTTGTGATATAAATGCTAAGTCGGCGGTAGAACGAGTGCGTAAAATCAAGCAGCTAGCAAATGATAAACCACTGACATTTTTGTGTCCATCGCTTTCCAATGTGGCGACTTATGCTATTGTGAGCGATACTGCCTACCGGATTATGAAGCACCTGATTCCGGGCCCATACACTTTTTTGTTACCTGCTACTAAGTTAGTTCCGCGTCTAGTGCAAAATCCCAAACGAAAAACTACTGGGATTAGAGTTCCCAATCATCAGGTATGCTTGGCGTTGTTGACAGCATTAGGAAACCCAATTATTTCAACTTCGGCACATTTACCACCAGACGAGACAGGTAATGGAACCTTGGGAGTGGAACCAGAACCGATTTTGTCACGGGTAAATTTATTTGACCGTTTAGAAGACTTGGTAGATGTAATTGTAGACACTGGCGAAGAACCAAGCTATGAAGTTTCTACGATTTTGGACTTAACAGCGGAGGAACCAATCATGATACGGCAGGGTTTAGGTTGGGAAAGAGCAGCAGCATGGGTATAA
- a CDS encoding response regulator yields MEDNSLFSNIDGDTTQPPLPLANLKILVVDDDDDSRFYISTVLEADGASVTTVASAAKALEVIPHLQPDVLVCDIAMPIEDGYSLIAKVRALTAESGGDVPAIALTAYADSEDRARALEVGFQSHVGKPVDPEVLVATVVNVRQEAGSRSLDP; encoded by the coding sequence ATGGAAGATAATTCTCTTTTTTCCAATATTGATGGAGACACCACACAACCTCCTCTCCCTCTTGCTAACTTAAAAATTCTCGTGGTAGACGACGATGATGATAGCCGCTTTTATATTTCTACCGTATTGGAAGCAGATGGAGCTAGTGTGACGACAGTTGCATCAGCCGCAAAAGCTTTAGAAGTGATACCACACTTACAACCCGATGTCTTAGTTTGTGATATTGCTATGCCCATTGAAGATGGCTATAGTTTGATCGCTAAGGTGCGTGCTTTGACAGCAGAAAGCGGAGGAGATGTGCCGGCCATAGCATTAACTGCCTATGCCGATAGCGAAGATCGTGCCCGCGCCCTTGAAGTTGGCTTTCAAAGTCATGTGGGCAAACCCGTAGATCCGGAAGTTTTGGTTGCGACTGTAGTTAATGTAAGGCAGGAGGCAGGAAGCAGAAGTCTTGACCCTTGA
- a CDS encoding sensor histidine kinase codes for MNTNKNDTAFTVDLTNCDKEPIHIPGFVQPHGVLLAIKEPELTILQVSNNTYNCLGFHPEELLNQPLRKLLESEQIDFLNDCLTQEDIQIVNPVEFTIKTFQEPIIFDGIIHRSNGVVILELEPAILEKNNNYFRFYHLVKLAIGKLQSTKTVTEISQIIVTEVRRITGFDRVMFYRFDRDWNGIVIAEDKQEHLPSYLDLHYPASDIPTPARKLYSQNWLRLIPDADYQAAAIVPTNNPLTDEPLDLSGSVLRSVSPCHIEYLHNMGVKASMSISIIKNNKLWGLIACHHQTPKYVPYEIRHACEFLGQVTSLEIATKEDNEDSESKIEIKSVLAKLVEYMSAEKSFIDGLINKQPNILNLVNAQGAAICFNKELYLLGNTPEKQDIQNLLLWIHNNIDEDIFYTDSLSQVYPEAEKFKDVASGLIALSISKTQNKYVLWFRPEEVQTVNWGGNPNQPVEVSENGGLHLSPRKSFELWKEIVRLKSLPWKSYEVNAAAELRGAIITVVLRKIDELAKLNTELERSNKELDAFAYIASHDLKEPLRGIHNYSNFLIEDYSENLDEEGKDKLRTLIRLTQRMEDLIDSLLQFSRLGRVDMSMQPTDLNAVVHRILDLLSARIEETGVEIRIPRQLPIVYCDRIQVGEVFSNLISNAIKYNDKTEKWIEIGYIEASDPVIFYVRDNGIGIREKHFDVIFRIFKRLHGPSKYGGGTGAGLTITKKIVERHDGKIWVESNYGEGSTFYFTLQKDN; via the coding sequence GTGAACACCAACAAAAATGACACAGCATTTACGGTTGATTTGACTAACTGTGACAAAGAGCCAATTCATATTCCTGGCTTTGTCCAACCACATGGAGTCCTTTTGGCAATTAAAGAGCCTGAATTAACTATCCTGCAAGTAAGCAATAACACATATAATTGTTTGGGTTTTCATCCGGAAGAATTACTGAATCAACCATTGAGAAAATTACTAGAATCAGAGCAAATCGATTTTTTGAATGATTGTTTAACTCAGGAAGATATACAAATTGTCAATCCCGTAGAATTTACTATAAAAACTTTTCAAGAACCTATCATTTTTGATGGTATAATTCATCGTTCAAATGGAGTTGTAATTCTAGAGTTAGAGCCAGCAATTTTAGAAAAGAATAATAATTATTTTCGGTTCTATCATTTAGTCAAACTAGCTATTGGGAAACTGCAATCAACAAAGACTGTTACTGAAATTAGTCAAATTATTGTCACAGAAGTGAGGAGAATCACCGGATTTGATAGAGTGATGTTCTATAGATTTGATCGTGATTGGAACGGTATAGTTATTGCGGAAGATAAACAAGAACATCTCCCTTCCTATTTAGACTTACACTACCCTGCTTCGGATATTCCCACACCAGCCAGAAAACTCTACAGCCAAAACTGGCTGCGGTTAATCCCAGATGCTGATTACCAAGCTGCTGCTATTGTCCCTACTAACAATCCATTAACTGATGAACCTTTAGATTTAAGTGGATCGGTGTTGCGGAGTGTCTCACCTTGTCACATTGAGTATTTGCACAACATGGGTGTAAAAGCATCAATGTCGATTTCAATAATTAAAAATAACAAATTATGGGGACTGATTGCCTGCCATCATCAAACACCCAAATATGTACCTTATGAAATTCGTCATGCCTGTGAATTTTTGGGACAAGTAACTTCTTTAGAAATAGCTACAAAAGAAGATAATGAAGACTCGGAATCCAAAATTGAAATAAAATCTGTTTTGGCAAAATTAGTAGAATATATGTCGGCGGAGAAAAGTTTTATTGATGGACTAATCAATAAGCAGCCGAATATACTCAATCTCGTCAATGCTCAAGGTGCGGCAATCTGTTTTAATAAGGAATTATATTTGCTCGGTAATACTCCTGAAAAACAAGATATTCAAAATTTGCTGTTATGGATTCACAACAATATAGATGAGGATATTTTTTACACTGACTCGTTATCGCAAGTATATCCGGAGGCAGAAAAATTTAAGGATGTTGCTAGCGGTTTGATAGCACTTTCTATCTCTAAAACTCAGAACAAGTATGTTTTGTGGTTTCGCCCAGAGGAGGTGCAAACTGTCAATTGGGGAGGGAATCCAAATCAACCTGTAGAAGTTAGTGAAAATGGTGGTTTGCACCTATCTCCTCGGAAGTCATTTGAGTTATGGAAAGAAATAGTTAGGCTAAAGTCTCTTCCTTGGAAATCCTACGAGGTAAATGCGGCAGCGGAGTTGCGAGGCGCAATTATTACAGTAGTGCTGCGGAAAATTGATGAATTAGCAAAGCTCAACACGGAACTAGAACGTAGTAATAAAGAATTGGATGCTTTTGCTTATATTGCTTCCCACGATTTGAAAGAACCGTTGCGCGGTATTCATAATTACTCGAATTTTTTAATTGAAGACTACAGTGAAAACCTAGATGAAGAAGGTAAAGACAAGCTGAGAACTTTGATTCGCCTTACCCAGCGGATGGAAGATTTAATTGATTCACTACTACAGTTTTCACGGTTGGGAAGGGTGGATATGTCGATGCAACCGACCGATCTCAATGCTGTTGTGCATCGCATATTAGATTTATTGAGCGCTCGCATTGAAGAAACTGGAGTAGAAATTCGCATACCTAGACAATTGCCAATTGTATATTGCGATCGCATTCAGGTGGGCGAAGTTTTTAGTAATTTAATATCCAATGCCATTAAGTACAACGACAAAACCGAAAAATGGATTGAAATTGGCTATATCGAAGCCTCAGATCCAGTCATATTTTACGTGCGTGATAATGGCATTGGCATTCGAGAAAAACACTTTGACGTTATTTTCCGCATCTTCAAACGATT
- a CDS encoding cation diffusion facilitator family transporter produces MTLDNRATVRKVLIITLLLNIFVMLLKAFVGKLTGSLSLLADALHSVTDSANNILGLIASRFSSPQPDREHPYGHLKFEAVGALGISAFLGIACFEILQGAVERILQGSEPVRISAPELWLLLIVLGVNIFVAFYERHVGVKVGSPILIADAKHTMSDIWVTISVIGGLVGVWWFGYQWLDVVLAFPVAVLVFWSGWTVLKENLPWLVDQMAIAPEVIHAIAVSVPGVVNCHEIASRGLIGRQVFIEMHLIVDAQDVETAHHITEEVERRLEERFSPLRILIHVEPPEYQSEKISFESGSR; encoded by the coding sequence ATGACTTTAGATAACCGTGCTACAGTTAGAAAAGTTTTAATTATTACTTTACTGCTAAATATATTCGTGATGCTATTAAAAGCATTTGTAGGCAAGTTAACAGGTTCTTTGAGCTTGCTAGCTGATGCATTACATAGTGTGACGGATAGTGCCAACAACATTTTAGGATTGATTGCCAGTCGATTTTCTTCGCCACAACCCGATCGCGAACATCCCTATGGACACCTGAAATTTGAAGCGGTAGGGGCTTTGGGAATTTCTGCCTTTTTAGGCATAGCCTGCTTTGAAATTCTCCAGGGTGCAGTTGAACGCATTCTCCAGGGTAGTGAACCTGTGAGAATATCAGCGCCAGAGTTGTGGTTACTACTGATTGTCTTAGGCGTGAATATTTTCGTAGCGTTTTACGAACGCCATGTGGGTGTAAAAGTGGGTAGCCCAATTTTGATTGCTGATGCCAAACACACGATGAGCGATATCTGGGTGACAATTTCTGTGATTGGTGGTTTGGTTGGCGTATGGTGGTTTGGTTATCAGTGGTTGGATGTGGTGTTAGCTTTTCCAGTAGCTGTGTTGGTATTTTGGAGTGGCTGGACAGTTTTAAAAGAAAACTTACCTTGGCTTGTGGATCAAATGGCGATCGCACCAGAAGTCATTCACGCGATCGCTGTTTCTGTTCCTGGCGTTGTAAACTGCCATGAAATCGCCTCTCGCGGTCTGATCGGTCGCCAAGTCTTCATTGAGATGCATTTAATTGTAGACGCCCAAGATGTAGAAACTGCCCATCATATCACCGAAGAGGTAGAAAGACGGTTGGAGGAACGCTTCAGTCCACTCAGGATTTTAATTCACGTTGAGCCACCAGAGTATCAGTCTGAGAAAATTAGCTTTGAGTCCGGGTCAAGATAG
- a CDS encoding DUF751 family protein, with the protein MFDGFWDNVFRYFRYFITTLLGVLLNAFAPLAPLLKRPVTLIALLGLFVGGMVFITLTLRAMLGLSTI; encoded by the coding sequence ATGTTTGACGGATTTTGGGATAATGTTTTTCGTTACTTCCGGTACTTTATTACTACCCTGTTAGGCGTGTTGTTAAACGCGTTTGCACCATTGGCACCGTTGCTGAAACGCCCAGTTACGTTGATTGCCCTCTTGGGCTTGTTCGTTGGCGGAATGGTCTTTATTACTCTGACCCTGCGGGCAATGCTGGGTTTGAGTACAATTTAG
- a CDS encoding DUF6658 family protein yields MNTVIAWIKKIRLKQILTVFVAGILLFFTQACNRPTVAGQPPQPSTRPNAEVYVPKGDNVTNPYEGGMNNFSDVDPRSRAAESQAKAKAEYLKENAQRNIEQKGVDSPGQYVENYRQGTPFPERVKNLGEDIGSSAKELTEGVTKGTQRGIENIKGNTEDTARNVTKGTQRAAEDTKINAQRTAEDAANAVNRTFDR; encoded by the coding sequence ATGAACACAGTAATTGCTTGGATCAAAAAAATTCGCTTAAAGCAAATTTTAACAGTTTTTGTGGCAGGAATCTTACTATTCTTTACACAAGCTTGCAATCGTCCTACGGTAGCAGGACAACCTCCACAGCCTTCCACGAGACCAAATGCGGAAGTGTATGTTCCCAAGGGAGATAATGTCACTAATCCTTATGAAGGCGGGATGAATAACTTTAGTGATGTAGACCCCAGATCTAGAGCAGCAGAAAGCCAAGCAAAAGCAAAAGCTGAGTACCTCAAGGAAAATGCTCAGCGGAACATTGAGCAAAAAGGCGTTGATAGCCCAGGGCAATATGTTGAAAATTATCGCCAAGGTACACCCTTTCCTGAAAGAGTGAAGAATCTTGGTGAAGATATCGGCAGTTCAGCTAAAGAGTTGACTGAAGGTGTAACCAAGGGAACTCAGCGAGGAATTGAAAATATCAAGGGAAATACTGAGGATACTGCTAGGAACGTCACAAAAGGCACGCAGCGGGCTGCTGAGGATACAAAAATCAATGCTCAGCGCACTGCTGAAGATGCAGCAAATGCAGTAAATAGAACATTCGACAGATAG